A single Cyclopterus lumpus isolate fCycLum1 chromosome 1, fCycLum1.pri, whole genome shotgun sequence DNA region contains:
- the tlr3 gene encoding toll-like receptor 3: MHAPRSLLLLPVIIMCLSMTGPHTCVASHKKDSCHVQDGRADCSHLSLKAVPPNLPRSITGLDVSHNRLKALPPGSLAPYPGLLHLNVSYNSITKLDQGLCQTLPLLQTLSMEHNEVFVLTNEDVSYCTNLTRLIMASNVLKLQGEPFSALQSLRVLDVSMNKLLSAKLGSRPQLPSLVSLDLAFNSFVTLKKDDFLFLGHSPSLRVLNMSSVSLKTLETGCFEPISGLRTLIMDGSNLGTLVISKLCSELSGTAIDALFLRKTKLITLTHTTFAGLQKTNLTFLDLSRNGIEKIEGGAFSWLSRLQTLIMTDNHIMHLTEDTFKGLTSLKRIELTKALVKSHSIPTVDDFSFRPLSALESLILQRTAVREIKEHTFTGLTSLRELDMSWSSCTSLRIINNKTLVSLAGSPLRKLNLTGTAIAQINPRSFSFLRNLTTLLLDFNFIKQTLTGKEFEGLDRVEEMHMSNNHQTVNLSSTSFVNVPNLRVLNLGRSLKAEAVNMDPSPFRPLPNLTVLDLSNNNIANIRENMLEGLVNLKVLKLQHNNLARLWKSFKLGGPVLYLKHTPRLATLQMDSNGLDEIPAEVLRGLSNLREISLANNLLNSLKDSVFDDLSSLRVFNLQKNLLTAVRPNVFKTPMSNLSLLLMDKNPFDCTCESMLWFATWLNGTHGTAVPGLWDRYLCNTPLAYFNHSVMDFDGLSCKDMTLFQALYILSSTAVIMLTVTALLLRFQGWRIQFYWNVLINRTLGFSDAKVEEGREFEYDAYVIHAEKDADWVERRMAPLENDSCRFCLEDRDSVPGMSKLESIVDNMRKSRKILFVVTETLLRDPWCRRFKAHHALHQVIEASRDSVVLVFLQDVHDYKLSRSLFLRRGMLRSCCVLDWPVHKERVPAFHQKLLIALGMTNRLQG, translated from the exons ATGCATGCCCCACgttcccttctcctcctgccgGTGATCATCATGTGCCTTTCCATGACGGGCCCGCACACTTGCGTGGCCTCCCATAAGAAGGACTCCTGCCACGTGCAAGACGGCAGAGCCGACTGCAGCCACCTCAGCCTCAAAGCGGTCCCTCCGAACCTTCCCAGGAGCATCACCGGCCTGGACGTGTCTCACAACAGACTGAAGGCGCTGCCCCCCGGGTCGCTGGCCCCGTACCCGGGCCTCCTCCACCTCAACGTCAGCTACAACAGCATCACCAAGCTGGACCAGGGTCTGTGCCAGACGCTGCCTCTGCTGCAGACGCTGAGCATGGAACACAATGAAGTGTTTGTGCTGACGAATGAGGACGTGAGCTATTGCACCAATCTAACGCGGTTGATTATGGCGAGTAATGTGCTAAAGCTTCAAGGGGAGCCCTTCTCTGCACTACAG AGCCTGAGAGTTCTTGATGTGTCCATGAACAAGCTGTTGTCGGCCAAGCTCGGCTCCCGGCCTCAGCTGCCCAGCCTCGTGAGCCTCGATCTGGCCTTCAACAGCTTCGTCACTCTGAAGAAAGACGACTTCTTGTTCCTCGGCCATTCGCCGTCTCTGCGAGTCCTCAACATGTCATCCGTGTCGCTGAAAACG tTGGAGACGGGTTGCTTTGAGCCCATTTCAGGCCTACGTACTCTGATCATGGATGGAAGCAATCTGGGCACGCTCGTTATTTCCAAACTCTGCTCCGAGTTGTCGGGGACAGCCATCGACGCCCTGTTTCTTCGGAAGACGAAGCTaatcacgctcacacacacgacCTTTGCAGGGTTGCAGAAAACAAATCTAACTTTTCTGGATCTGTCCCGTAACGGCATTGAAAAAATTGAAGGAGGCGCATTTAGTTGGCTGTCCAGACTTCAGACTCTAATTATGACAGACAACCACATCATGCACCTGACCGAGGACACATTTAAGGGGCTCACAAGTTTGAAAAGAATCGAATTGACGAAAGCTCTCGTGAAAAGTCACTCCATCCCGACCGTCGATGATTTCTCCTTCCGACCCCTGAGTGCCCTGGAGAGTTTGATATTGCAGAGAACTGCCGTTCGTGAAATTAAAGAGCACACATTTACAGGCTTGACGAGTCTCCGGGAACTGGATATGAGCTGGAGTAGTTGCACCTCGCTCAGAATCATCAACAACAAGACGTTGGTCTCTCTCGCGGGATCGCCTCTCCGAAAGCTGAACCTAACGGGGACGGCGATAGCACAGATTAATCCTCGAAGCTTCTCCTTTTTGAGAAACCTCACCACTCTCCTCCTGGATTTCAACTTCATCAAGCAAACTCTCACCGGCAAAGAGTTTGAAGGCCTGGACCGAGTGGAAGAAATGCACATGTCCAATAACCACCAGACGGTCAATCTAAGCTCCACGTCCTTTGTGAATGTGCCCAATCTGAGGGTCCTGAATTTGGGACGAAGTCTCAAAGCGGAAGCGGTGAACATGGATCCCTCTCCGTTCAGACCCTTGCCCAACCTCACCGTCCTGGAtctcagcaacaacaacatcgCCAACATCAGAGAGAATATGCTGGAGGGGCTCGTGAACCTGAAAGTGCTGAAGCTCCAACACAACAACTTGGCCCGCTTGTGGAAGAGCTTCAAACTAGGGGGGCCGGTGTTgtacctcaaacacacaccgaGGTTGGCGACCTTACAGATGGACAGCAACGGGCTGGACGAGATCCCGGCGGAGGTTCTGAGAGGGTTGAGTAACCTCCGTGAAATCAGCCTGGCCAACAACCTCCTCAATAGTCTCAAGGACTCCGTTTTCGATGATCTGAGCTCACTGCGGGTTTTCAATTTGCAGAAGAATCTGCTCACAGCTGTGAGGCCCAACGTGTTCAAAACGCCCATGAGCAACCTCAGCCTGCTGCTCATGGACAAAAACCCATTTGACTGCACGTGTGAGAGCATGCTGTGGTTTGCGACATGGTTGAACGGCACGCACGGCACAGCCGTGCCCGGTCTCTGGGACCGGTATCTGTGCAATACCCCGCTCGCTTACTTTAACCACTCAGTCATGGATTTCGACGGCCTCTCCTGCAAAGACATGACCCTGTTTCAGGCTCTTTACATCCTGAGCAGCACCGCCGTCATCATGCTGACCGTGACCGCGCTCCTGTTGCGGTTCCAGGGCTGGAGGATCCAGTTTTATTGGAACGTATTGATCAATCGCACGTTGGGATTCAGCGACGCCAAAGTCGAAGAGGGCAGGGAATTTGAGTACGACGCCTACGTCATCCACGCGGAGAAAGACGCCGACTGGGTGGAGAGGCGGATGGCCCCCTTGGAGAATGACTCGTGCAGGTTTTGTTTGGAGGATCGAGATTCGGTCCCCGGCATGTCAAAGCTCGAGTCCATCGTGGATAATATGAGGAAGTCCAGAAAGATCTTGTTTGTCGTCACTGAAACTCTCCTCCGGGATCCCTGGTGTAGGCG GTTTAAAGCCCATCATGCACTCCACCAGGTCATTGAAGCCAGCCGGGACTCGGTGGTTCTGGTCTTCCTGCAGGACGTCCACGACTACAAGTTGTCTCGCTCGCTCTTCCTCCGTCGGGGCATGTTGCGCTCGTGCTGCGTCCTGGACTGGCCCGTCCACAAGGAGAGGGTGCCGGCCTTCCACCAGAAGCTCCTCATCGCACTCGGCATGACTAATCGATTGCAAGGGTGA